DNA sequence from the Streptomyces sp. MST-110588 genome:
CGCTTTGGAGGGTCTCCTGCACTCGCCATCTGGAACCCGTGACCTTGACCAGGGTGGCCGGGGATGCCGGCGTGGTGGAGTGACAGCGGTAGTAGGCGAGTTCACCCGTGCTGCGGTTGCGGCGGATCAGCAGCTGGTTGCGGCCCGGGGCCGGCTCGGTGAGGTCGATGACAGCCCGGGGGTAGAACCGCTGCCCCTTCGCGCCTCGTCGGGCCGGGAGCTTCTGCCAGGCTCGTTTGGGCACCTTCGCCGCCAGGGCATCGGCGCGGAAATTCCCCGCGCCGGTGGGCACTTCGGCCGAGCATGCCACCGCGAGGACATAGCCGATGCCGCGTTCCTCCGGAGTCGTACGGAGTTTCGGGTTGCCGCCGTAGACCTCCTCCCCGGTGACCCAGCCGACGTGTGTCCGGCGTCCAGGAATCGTTCGATCATCGTGCGGGCCAGTTCCGGTTTGGTCGCGAAGGCGGTGTCCTGGCCGAGTCCGGCTGCCCGGCAGCGGTCCGGGTCGCTCGTCCAGGAGCGCGGGATGTACAGCTCCCGGTCCACCGCCGCGTGTCCCCGGCTGCCGGCGTAGACGAGGTAGACGGCGACCTGGGAGTTCTCGATCCGTCCCGCCGTTCCGGTGTACTGGCGCTGGACGCCGACGGTGTGGGTGCCCTTCTTGACATCGCCGGTCTCGTCGACGACCAGCACCGCGGCATCGTCGTGGAGGTGCTCGACGACGTATTCGCGCACGTCGTCGCGGACGGCGTCGGCGTTCCAGACGGCCCGGCACAGCAGATGCTGCATGCCGTGCGGGGTGGTCTCCCCGGCCCATTCCGCGATGGTCCAGCAGTTTTTGCGCGGCAGGTCCGACAGCGGGCCGAGCACCAGCCGCCCGGCCCGCAGGCGGGGCTCGTAGCGGCTGAACCGGCCCACGATCTGGCTCATGGCCACCTCGAACGCTTCCCGCCATCGGGCGGGATCTCTGCTGTGGCCTGCGGCCACCGTCTCATCGTTAGTCCACACAACTCATGATGATCAACGGTGGCCGCGCCCCTGCGGTGTCTCCTGTCAGTCCCGGACGAGGCAGAACGGGTGACCTGCAGGATCCGCGAAGATGCGCCAACTCCGCCTCCTGTCCCCCGCATCGAGCAGTGAGGCACCCAGACTGAGAACCTCTTCCTGAGCTCGGTCCAGGTCCTTGACGCCCAGGCCGAGGTGGAACTGCTGAGGCCGAGCGGGATCCGGCCACCGTGATGGCTGATGGTCTTCCACTCGCTGGAAGGCCAGCACGAGCCCGTCGGTGTGGAGCGTCGCCCAGCCGTCGCCGAGCGACCACCGCGGATCCGGCTGGTTCACTACGCCGCCGAGAAGCGACTGGTAGAACCCGGACAGTGCAACGACATCGGCACAGTCCAACACCACACACTGCAGCTTGGCGATCATGAAGGGCAGCGTCTCACGACCCCTGATCACGATCTACAGCTGGAGTACTAGGTGCCACCAGCTTCGGAGGCCAGCTTGGCCGTGATGACCCGGTGTTAGCCCAAAGCATCCGCGACGACCGGGGCGGACATCTCCAGCACGTGCTGCCGGATCGCGACGGTGCGACCGACGGTGGTGTGTTGTCCCGGCTGTCCATCCAGCGGAACAGAAGTTCTGCGAGCGGTTTGGGAACGGGGGACAGCGGCTCTAGGATCCCTGATTTTGCGATCAGCACCAGGCGCTTGACCAGCAGTGATGAACAACGTGAGCAGCTACCGCCGCTGTCGTCGCCGGTGGTTGGTGAGCAGTTCTCGTTTCGAAGGCGCTCGAAGGCGTTACTTTGCGCGACACGGCGGTTGGTGCATGGATGCGGCCGCAACATGACGAGCTCGGTCTCGCGCTGCGCACCTGCCTGGAGGCACTGCATCCGCCAGTTCTTCCGAGCGATCCGCACGATAGTTGATTTCCCGCCACTTGCCAGCACGCCTGCCCTGTTGTCTCGCCTGCCGCTTGAGCCCCTGTGGCAGTGTGCGCCACACGTTTTCGCTTCAGCCGACCATGCGACGCCATGGGGACGCTACTGTCACTGGAACCACTCGTTTAACAGTGGCACCTGTTCCCCGCTGGACGTACGAGCGTTCGCTGGACCCTTGTCTCTTGTTGGTGCGCATGTGTCGGTGCGGCACTTCAGTGAAACAGCATAGCTTCGTGCCAGTAAATACGCATGATGATAGTAATACGAATCCTATTCCTCGTTTCTGTCTGGTTTTTTCGGCGTCGCAAAAAACCAGCCGGGAAACCTCAGTATGCCGGTTTTCCAATCTGGGAGAGTGAGGTATCGGAATGGGGCAGAAGCAGGTAGCGAAGTTCACCCTGGAGGTGAATTCCAAGCGGGTGCTGCCGGGCGCCGAGCGCAACGAGGTCTCCGCGGCGGGCGAGGGGCGGGTGGCCGGCACTGCGGCCTTCATCGTCTTCACCCACACCGGGCAGCCGCTGCCCGATGGCTCCGAGATCGCCACGGGAAATGGTTTCCTGCGGTCCAAGGAGGGCTGCGGCATCGCCTTCCTGCAGGGCATCGGCGGTTTCAGGTGCCAGGAGAACGAAACGCCTGCGCCACGGCAGGCGTGGCAGGGCGCGGTGGCCATCAAGAGTGAATCGCCGCAGTTCCGGAAGCTGAACGGTCGGGTCTTCTGGCTGGAGGTCCACCTGGACCTCGACGGCAACTCGGTGCACCGCTGGTTCGCCCTGGACCTGTGCGACGAGGACGAGGAAGAGGACGACTTCGGCCTCTGAGCCGGTCGTCGCACCGCTGTGGCGCTGTTCTCGGATCCGGGTCCGTTTCCGGGGGCGGTGCCACTGGCGGCTTGCCGTTGTGGTCTACGGCGTGGTGCCGGCATCGCTGCACCGAATTCGCCGTGTTGTGAAGCCGTTGAATTTCCGGATTCTGTGCGGGGAAGGGAAGGGCTGTAATGGCGACGTCTTTTTCGGACTACCCGATCGCGGTCGTGGGGGCCGGATGTCGTCTGCCCGGCAAGGTGCAGTCCCTTGCGGATTTGTGGCGGTTGCTGGCGGAGGAACAGT
Encoded proteins:
- a CDS encoding VOC family protein, translating into MIAKLQCVVLDCADVVALSGFYQSLLGGVVNQPDPRWSLGDGWATLHTDGLVLAFQRVEDHQPSRWPDPARPQQFHLGLGVKDLDRAQEEVLSLGASLLDAGDRRRSWRIFADPAGHPFCLVRD